GATGTCCATGGGAGAGATCCGCACGTCGATAATGAGCTTTTCCGCGTCCGGCACGATATCGAGGATGGGCGATCCCGGGGCGACCACACCGCCGACGGTGTGATAGCGCAGATTGACCACCGTGCCCTCGATCGGCGCCACGATCTGGGTACGCGACAGCACGTCGGCGGCGGAGGCAAGCTTGCTGTCGAGATTGGCAAGCTCTTTCTCGAGCTCCGCGCGCTGGCTGGATGCCTGATCGCGCGCCTGCTGATCGATATTGAGCAGGCGGAGCTTGTATTCGCCGATCTGCTGATCCGTCGAGGCCAGGGCCGAGCGGGCCGAGGACGCTTGCGCCTCGAACTGGGCGTTGCTGCGTTGCATTTCGAGCAAGCGCGAGCGGCGTTCATAGCCCTGCTTGACGAGATCCTCGACCGTCTTCAATTCCTCCTTGAACAGCTTGAGCTGATTTTCGGCGCTTTCAGCCTCCGCCTGGCGGCCCACGCGCTGCTCCTCCAGCTGAGCGATCGTCTGCTGCAGCACGTCCCGCTGGCCCTGCAGGTTCTCCCGGCGCACCTTGAACAGGCGCTCCTGCGAGGTGATCGCCTCCTGGGCTCGCTGGTCCTTCTTTGCCGCGGCGATCAGCCAATCAGGATAGGTTATCTCGGGGCGCCCATCCACCTCCGCATCGAGCCTGGCCAGAGAGGCCGCCGCCCCATAGCGCTGGACCTGGACGATGTCGAGATTCGCGGTGTCCTGCGTCGCGTCCAGCACCATGAGCAATTGGCCCTGGTGCACCTTGGCGCC
This genomic window from Rhodoligotrophos defluvii contains:
- a CDS encoding HlyD family type I secretion periplasmic adaptor subunit, which encodes MQPAADPALAPQQATPDLFATSEEQAEKALKANRRSLNRLSLIGLGIVGVFIFGAGLWASVAPLASAAMAPGVVSPEGYRRTVQHLEGGIIQQILVEDGAKVHQGQLLMVLDATQDTANLDIVQVQRYGAAASLARLDAEVDGRPEITYPDWLIAAAKKDQRAQEAITSQERLFKVRRENLQGQRDVLQQTIAQLEEQRVGRQAEAESAENQLKLFKEELKTVEDLVKQGYERRSRLLEMQRSNAQFEAQASSARSALASTDQQIGEYKLRLLNIDQQARDQASSQRAELEKELANLDSKLASAADVLSRTQIVAPIEGTVVNLRYHTVGGVVAPGSPILDIVPDAEKLIIDVRISPMDIDVVHVGESCLVKFTAYKQRSLPRITGKLIYVSPDAVQEPNSGQSFYAGKVEVSQEELGKIRPAIHLVPGMPAEAAITTGERTVMRYILDPLIASLQRSFVED